In a single window of the Raphanus sativus cultivar WK10039 chromosome 9, ASM80110v3, whole genome shotgun sequence genome:
- the LOC108823334 gene encoding NAC transcription factor 29 → HSKDKTNYYLNDNVPTNKNEVTHTKRQKAQEYKPQPSRLSNISQTFKISNTKHNPKTIGMNPNTALPPGFRFHPTDEELIVYYLKNQTMSRPCPVSIIPEVDIYKFDPWQLPEKTEFGENEWYFFSPRDRKYPNGVRPNRAAVSGYWKATGTDKAIYSGSCNVGVKKALVFYKGRPPKGIKTDWIMHEYRLNDSRKASTKRNGSMRLDEWVLCRIYKKRLGAGKLLDEREGYMDEVQIDETLTVVTNEAERRNEEEITMMTSTKLPRTCSLAHLLEMDYMGPISHILTPFDLHSPDPNIANESGWFGDLQINQDEILNHHRQASMFQF, encoded by the exons CATTCGAAGGACAAAAccaattattatttaaatgacAATGTACCAACCAATAAGAACGAAGTGACGCACACTAAACGACAGAAAGCTCAAGAATATAAACCCCAACCTTCTCGGCTTTCTAACATTTCACAAACCTTCAAAATATCAAACACTAAACACAACCCCAAAACCATAGGCATGAATCCCAACACTGCACTCCCTCCAGGCTTCCGGTTTCATCCTACCGACGAAGAACTCATCGTTTACTATCTCAAAAACCAAACCATGTCCAGACCATGCCCTGTCTCGATCATACCAGAAGTCGATATCTACAAGTTCGACCCATGGCAATTACCCG agaaaacagagtTTGGAGAAAATGAGTGGTACTTCTTCAGCCCCAGAGACAGAAAGTATCCGAACGGAGTCCGTCCGAACCGGGCAGCTGTTTCCGGTTATTGGAAAGCGACCGGTACAGACAAAGCCATTTACAGCGGTTCATGTAACGTAGGTGTCAAGAAAGCTCTCGTCTTCTACAAAGGCCGACCTCCCAAGGGGATCAAAACTGACTGGATCATGCACGAGTACCGTCTCAACGATTCACGTAAAGCATCAACCAAACGTAACGGTTCGATGAGG TTGGATGAATGGGTACTATGTAGGATATACAAGAAGAGACTAGGAGCAGGGAAGCTTCTGGATGAGAGAGAGGGTTACATGGACGAAGTACAAATCGATGAGACGTTAACAGTTGTTACGAACGAAGCAGAGAGAAGAAATGAGGAAGAGATAACGATGATGACGTCGACGAAGCTTCCTAGAACGTGTTCGCTTGCCCATTTGCTAGAAATGGATTACATGGGACCCATCTCACACATTTTAACACCATTCGATCTCCATAGTCCTGATCCGAACATTGCGAACGAGTCTGGTTGGTTCGGAGATCTACAGATTAACCAAGACGAGATCTTGAACCATCATCGTCAGGCTAGCATGTTTCAGTTTTAG